A region of Streptomyces cinnamoneus DNA encodes the following proteins:
- a CDS encoding rubredoxin: MCPICGWLYEEEMGLPEEAIARGTRWVDVPADWTCPESGNPKKDFEMVQV; this comes from the coding sequence ATGTGCCCGATTTGCGGATGGCTCTACGAGGAAGAAATGGGACTTCCGGAAGAGGCCATTGCCCGGGGGACGCGGTGGGTGGATGTGCCCGCCGACTGGACGTGCCCTGAAAGTGGGAACCCCAAGAAGGATTTCGAGATGGTCCAGGTCTGA
- a CDS encoding SsgA family sporulation/cell division regulator has translation MHIVVERSLDLDMVLSAGRSIPVPARLSYRSADPLAVHITFHVRSDRPVTWTFARDLLVEGVFRAVGEGDVRVFPGMEAGRAVVGVALSSPEGRALLRAPAGPLAQWLERTLRAVPAGAERGWLALDEGLAELLASGA, from the coding sequence ATGCACATCGTGGTGGAACGATCGCTGGACCTCGACATGGTGCTGTCGGCGGGGCGCAGCATCCCGGTACCGGCCCGGCTGAGCTATCGCTCGGCCGATCCGCTGGCCGTCCACATCACCTTCCACGTCCGCTCGGACAGGCCGGTGACCTGGACCTTCGCCAGGGACCTGCTGGTGGAGGGGGTGTTCCGGGCGGTCGGCGAGGGGGATGTGCGGGTGTTCCCGGGCATGGAGGCGGGACGGGCGGTGGTGGGCGTGGCGCTGTCCTCGCCGGAGGGACGGGCCCTGCTCAGGGCGCCCGCGGGCCCGCTGGCCCAGTGGCTGGAACGGACGTTGCGGGCGGTGCCGGCGGGGGCGGAGCGCGGGTGGCTCGCGCTCGACGAGGGCCTGGCGGAGCTGCTGGCCTCCGGCGCGTGA
- the hppD gene encoding 4-hydroxyphenylpyruvate dioxygenase: MTQTTDHTLSTERQADPFPVKGMDAVVFAVGNAKQAAHYYSTAFGMKRVAYRGPENGSRETASYVLESGGARFVFTTVIKATTEHGRFLAEHVAEHGDGVVDLAIEVPDARAAYAYAVEHGATGLTEPYEVSDEHGTVVLAAIATYGQTRHTLVERAGYTGPYLPGYAAADPIVEPPAKRNFQAIDHCVGNVQLGRMDEWVTFYNKVMGFTNMKEFVGDDIATEYSALMSKVVADGTRKVKFPLNEPAIAKKKSQIDEYLEFYGGPGVQHIALATNDIVATVRAMRAAGVQFLDTPDSYYDTLGEWVGETRVPVETLRELKILADRDEDGYLLQIFTKPVQDRPTVFFEMIERHGSMGFGKGNFKALFEAIEREQERRGNL; this comes from the coding sequence ATGACTCAGACCACGGATCACACCCTCTCCACCGAACGGCAGGCCGACCCCTTCCCGGTCAAGGGGATGGACGCGGTGGTCTTCGCCGTCGGCAACGCCAAGCAGGCCGCCCACTACTACTCCACCGCCTTCGGCATGAAGCGCGTCGCCTACCGCGGACCGGAGAACGGCAGCCGCGAGACGGCGAGTTACGTCCTGGAGTCCGGCGGCGCCCGGTTCGTCTTCACCACCGTGATCAAGGCGACCACCGAGCACGGCCGGTTCCTCGCCGAGCACGTCGCCGAGCACGGTGACGGCGTCGTCGACCTGGCCATCGAGGTCCCGGACGCGCGTGCCGCGTACGCCTACGCCGTCGAGCACGGCGCCACCGGCCTGACCGAGCCGTACGAGGTGTCGGACGAGCACGGCACGGTCGTCCTCGCCGCCATCGCCACCTACGGCCAGACCCGCCACACGCTCGTCGAGCGCGCCGGCTACACCGGCCCCTACCTGCCCGGCTACGCCGCCGCCGACCCGATCGTCGAGCCGCCGGCCAAGCGGAACTTCCAGGCCATCGACCACTGCGTGGGCAACGTCCAGCTCGGCCGGATGGACGAGTGGGTCACCTTCTACAACAAGGTCATGGGCTTCACCAACATGAAGGAGTTCGTGGGCGACGACATCGCCACCGAGTACTCCGCGCTCATGTCGAAGGTCGTCGCCGACGGCACCCGCAAGGTGAAGTTCCCGCTCAACGAGCCGGCCATCGCCAAGAAGAAGTCGCAGATCGACGAGTACCTGGAGTTCTACGGCGGCCCCGGCGTCCAGCACATCGCGCTCGCCACGAACGACATCGTCGCCACCGTACGGGCCATGCGGGCCGCCGGCGTGCAGTTCCTGGACACCCCGGACTCCTACTACGACACGCTCGGCGAGTGGGTCGGGGAGACCCGCGTGCCCGTCGAGACGCTGCGCGAGCTGAAGATCCTCGCCGACCGCGACGAGGACGGCTACCTGCTGCAGATCTTCACCAAGCCCGTGCAGGACCGGCCGACCGTCTTCTTCGAGATGATCGAGCGCCACGGCTCCATGGGCTTCGGCAAGGGCAACTTCAAGGCCCTCTTCGAGGCCATCGAGCGCGAGCAGGAGCGGCGGGGCAACCTCTGA
- a CDS encoding RDD family protein, translating to MSTDQPEQPPDDDPFRKRPPEPGAQPPPYPGAAAGGGGASFGAPDPLAGMPPLASRFKRLIARIVDGLLVSIPVSAVFYGAYWGHHPWNDQGRSTGLGIIISVVYFVYEGLMLTSRGQTVGKMLMKIRVGMLENGAIPAGTPGWTRAAVYSLPQIVPCCGFVFWLVNVLWCTWDEPYHQCLHDKAAKTVVVSAVH from the coding sequence ATGAGCACCGATCAGCCGGAGCAGCCGCCCGACGACGATCCGTTCCGCAAGCGCCCGCCGGAGCCCGGGGCGCAGCCCCCGCCCTACCCGGGCGCGGCCGCTGGGGGCGGGGGCGCCTCGTTCGGCGCGCCCGACCCCCTGGCGGGCATGCCGCCGCTGGCGAGCCGCTTCAAGCGGCTGATCGCGCGCATCGTCGACGGCCTGCTCGTGAGCATCCCCGTCAGCGCGGTCTTCTACGGCGCGTACTGGGGTCACCACCCGTGGAACGACCAGGGCAGGTCCACGGGCTTGGGCATCATCATCTCCGTCGTCTACTTCGTCTACGAGGGCCTGATGCTCACCTCGCGCGGGCAGACCGTCGGCAAGATGCTGATGAAGATCCGCGTGGGCATGCTGGAGAACGGCGCGATCCCCGCGGGAACCCCCGGCTGGACGCGCGCCGCCGTCTACTCCCTGCCGCAGATCGTGCCGTGCTGCGGCTTCGTCTTCTGGCTCGTCAACGTGCTGTGGTGCACCTGGGACGAGCCGTACCACCAGTGCCTCCACGACAAGGCGGCCAAGACAGTGGTGGTCTCAGCCGTGCACTGA
- a CDS encoding FAD-binding oxidoreductase → MGDLTELLREGLPAEAVLTDPDVTGSYGRDMAGFCAAGAPAVVVLPRTVEQVQHVLRTATALRVPVVPQGARTGLSGAANATDGCIVLSLVKMDRILEIDPVERIAVVEPGVVNAVLSRAVAEHGLCYPPDPSSWEQCTIGGNIGTASGGLCCVKYGVTAEYVLGLDVVLADGRLLTTGRRTAKGVAGYDLTRLFVGSEGSLGVVVRAVLALRPAPPAQLALAAEFPSAAAACEAVRQIMARGHAPSLLELMDRTCVQAVNSLAKMGLPETTEALLLAAFDTPDPAPDLAAVAALCTDAGATEVVPAEDAAESDLLLEARRLALPALERLRPATMIDDVCVPRSQLAAMLEGTAAIARAHDLTIGVCAHAGDGNTHPVVCFDPADPDEARRARASFEEIMALGLELGGTITGEHGVGLLKKEWLAREAGPVAMEVQRGIKAVFDPLGLLNPGKVLDVPGDHSIGFPAAT, encoded by the coding sequence ATGGGCGATCTGACCGAGCTCCTGCGCGAAGGGCTGCCCGCCGAGGCCGTCCTCACCGACCCCGACGTCACCGGCTCCTACGGACGCGACATGGCGGGCTTCTGCGCCGCCGGCGCCCCGGCCGTGGTCGTCCTGCCCCGCACCGTCGAACAGGTGCAGCACGTCCTGCGGACGGCCACCGCCCTGCGCGTGCCCGTCGTGCCGCAGGGCGCCCGCACGGGCCTGTCCGGGGCCGCCAACGCCACGGACGGCTGCATCGTCCTCTCCCTCGTCAAGATGGACCGGATCCTGGAGATCGACCCCGTCGAGCGGATCGCGGTCGTCGAGCCGGGCGTCGTCAACGCCGTCCTCTCCCGCGCCGTCGCCGAACACGGCCTCTGCTACCCGCCGGACCCCTCCAGCTGGGAGCAGTGCACGATCGGCGGCAACATCGGCACCGCCTCCGGCGGGCTGTGCTGCGTCAAGTACGGGGTCACCGCCGAATACGTCCTCGGCCTCGACGTGGTCCTCGCCGACGGCCGGCTGCTGACCACCGGCCGCCGCACCGCCAAGGGTGTCGCCGGCTACGACCTCACCCGCCTGTTCGTCGGCTCCGAGGGCAGTCTGGGCGTGGTCGTACGGGCCGTCCTGGCGCTCCGGCCGGCCCCTCCCGCGCAGCTCGCCCTGGCCGCAGAGTTCCCGTCCGCCGCGGCGGCGTGCGAGGCCGTACGGCAGATCATGGCGCGCGGCCACGCGCCGTCCCTGCTGGAGCTGATGGACCGCACCTGTGTCCAGGCCGTCAACTCCCTGGCCAAGATGGGCCTTCCGGAGACGACCGAGGCCCTCCTCCTCGCCGCCTTCGACACCCCCGACCCCGCCCCCGACCTCGCCGCCGTCGCCGCCCTGTGCACGGACGCCGGAGCCACCGAGGTCGTCCCCGCCGAGGACGCGGCCGAGTCCGACCTGCTGCTCGAAGCCCGCCGGCTGGCCCTGCCCGCCCTGGAGAGGCTCCGGCCCGCCACGATGATCGACGACGTGTGCGTGCCGCGCTCGCAGCTCGCCGCCATGCTGGAGGGCACCGCCGCCATCGCCCGCGCGCACGACCTGACGATCGGCGTGTGCGCGCACGCCGGCGACGGCAACACCCACCCCGTCGTCTGCTTCGACCCCGCCGACCCCGACGAGGCGCGGCGGGCCCGCGCCTCCTTCGAGGAGATCATGGCGCTGGGCCTGGAGCTGGGCGGCACCATCACCGGCGAGCACGGCGTGGGCCTGCTGAAGAAGGAGTGGCTGGCCCGCGAGGCGGGCCCCGTCGCCATGGAGGTGCAGCGCGGCATCAAGGCCGTCTTCGACCCGCTCGGGCTGCTCAACCCCGGCAAGGTGCTGGACGTTCCCGGCGATCACTCCATCGGGTTCCCCGCCGCCACCTGA
- a CDS encoding RDD family protein, protein MPGPGYYPDPSIPGYIRYWSGTAWVPGTSRPAPAEGEPMPAPPASVAASLPALAAPVPPTARQAPQTAGRPAEETGPVFLDEEPEPGQERAARGGAWQADATRQDGFGGENDRRVSWGDASSAAPEHASALPKARDPRLPPAGAPDAAAAPADGGAPASGAPGRGTLQMRPRPQGAAPSGPQTRPAVGEQRAEPAPAAVPAAQAWPGPRTEEPPAEPLRAASLPVRREESAPVPAAAVPSQAQAQAPASAPAPSADRPVGWAQQVHQLAQQQPQPGAGEGVMPWKPPVDDPFLRAARAQGRPAPLGRRLAARLLDTVVLGAVVSAVGVPLWGKSVEHIDAKVEQARQTGRTVTVWLIDGTTGTYLAIVAAVLLVVGVLYEALPTAKWGRTPGKKLFGLRVLDIESHDTPSFGRTLRRWLVYGGLGVLAVGVVNALWCLFDRPWRQCWHDKAAGTFVASADDGRDG, encoded by the coding sequence GTGCCCGGGCCAGGCTATTACCCCGACCCGTCCATCCCCGGCTACATCCGCTACTGGAGCGGCACCGCCTGGGTGCCCGGCACCAGCCGGCCCGCGCCCGCCGAGGGCGAGCCGATGCCCGCGCCGCCCGCCTCGGTGGCCGCGTCGCTGCCCGCGCTCGCGGCACCCGTGCCGCCCACCGCGCGGCAGGCCCCGCAGACGGCGGGGCGCCCGGCGGAGGAGACGGGTCCGGTGTTCCTGGACGAGGAGCCGGAGCCCGGGCAGGAGCGGGCCGCGCGGGGCGGCGCCTGGCAGGCCGACGCCACCCGGCAGGACGGCTTCGGCGGCGAGAACGACCGTCGGGTCTCCTGGGGCGACGCCTCCTCTGCCGCCCCCGAGCACGCCTCCGCCCTGCCGAAGGCCCGCGACCCGCGGCTACCCCCCGCCGGCGCCCCCGACGCGGCGGCGGCCCCGGCGGACGGCGGCGCCCCGGCGTCCGGCGCCCCGGGCCGCGGCACGCTGCAGATGCGGCCCCGGCCGCAGGGTGCGGCCCCCAGCGGCCCGCAGACGCGGCCGGCGGTCGGCGAGCAGCGCGCGGAGCCCGCCCCGGCGGCCGTGCCCGCCGCGCAGGCGTGGCCCGGCCCGCGCACCGAGGAGCCGCCGGCCGAGCCGCTGCGCGCGGCCTCGCTGCCCGTGCGGCGCGAGGAGAGCGCCCCGGTGCCCGCCGCCGCGGTCCCCTCCCAGGCCCAGGCCCAGGCCCCGGCCTCCGCGCCCGCCCCGTCCGCCGACCGGCCCGTGGGCTGGGCGCAGCAGGTGCACCAGCTGGCCCAGCAGCAGCCGCAACCCGGCGCGGGCGAAGGGGTGATGCCCTGGAAGCCGCCCGTGGACGACCCGTTCCTGCGGGCCGCGCGGGCGCAGGGCCGCCCGGCGCCGCTGGGGCGGCGGCTCGCCGCACGGCTGCTGGACACGGTGGTGCTGGGCGCGGTCGTGTCGGCCGTGGGCGTGCCGCTGTGGGGCAAGTCCGTCGAGCACATCGACGCCAAGGTGGAGCAGGCCCGGCAGACCGGCCGGACGGTGACGGTCTGGCTGATCGACGGCACGACGGGCACCTACCTGGCGATCGTGGCGGCCGTGCTGCTGGTCGTCGGCGTGCTGTACGAGGCGCTGCCGACCGCCAAGTGGGGGCGCACGCCGGGCAAGAAGCTCTTCGGCCTGCGGGTGCTGGACATCGAGTCGCACGACACCCCCTCCTTCGGCCGGACGCTGCGGAGGTGGCTGGTCTACGGCGGGCTGGGCGTGCTCGCCGTGGGCGTGGTCAACGCGCTGTGGTGCCTGTTCGACCGGCCCTGGCGACAGTGCTGGCACGACAAGGCCGCCGGCACGTTCGTGGCGTCCGCGGACGACGGGCGGGACGGCTGA
- a CDS encoding Lrp/AsnC family transcriptional regulator — protein MIDRLDGRLIELLAEEPRIGVLEASRRLGVARGTVQARLDRLQAQGVIRSFGPQVDPAALGYPVTAFATLEIKQGQGADVRTHLASVPEVLELHTTTGHGDMLCRLVARSNADLQRVIDRVVGFEGIVRASTAIVMENPVPLRIIPLVKQASED, from the coding sequence GTGATCGATCGTTTGGACGGCAGGCTGATCGAGCTGCTCGCGGAGGAGCCCCGCATAGGCGTGCTGGAGGCCTCCCGGCGGCTGGGCGTGGCCCGCGGCACGGTGCAGGCGCGGCTGGACCGGCTCCAGGCGCAGGGGGTGATCCGCAGCTTCGGCCCGCAGGTCGATCCGGCGGCGCTGGGCTATCCGGTGACGGCGTTCGCGACGCTGGAGATCAAGCAGGGCCAGGGCGCGGACGTCCGCACCCACCTGGCGTCGGTCCCCGAGGTGCTGGAACTGCACACCACCACCGGGCACGGCGACATGCTGTGCCGGCTGGTGGCGCGCTCCAACGCCGATCTCCAGCGGGTGATCGACCGGGTGGTGGGCTTCGAGGGCATCGTCCGGGCGTCCACGGCGATCGTCATGGAGAATCCGGTGCCGCTGAGGATCATCCCGCTGGTGAAGCAGGCGTCGGAGGACTGA